Proteins encoded within one genomic window of Sorex araneus isolate mSorAra2 chromosome 9, mSorAra2.pri, whole genome shotgun sequence:
- the RIMBP2 gene encoding RIMS-binding protein 2 isoform X5, producing the protein MNGLAASLGTGPESILGSHTVLGECARPFLLPVPGGSPEPLPATPAFPHSPRCRPEPGMDNDENSGPSRQRYSGKARLCVARYSYNPFDGPNENPEAELPLTAGKYLYVYGDMDEDGFYEGELLDGQRGLVPSNFVDFVQDSGTRLASTLAGEPEQNFVNHPGLDLHSPTLLEPSLPDSGTLDTSLADLGEDAVPYPRKITLIKQLAKSVIVGWEPPAVPPGWGAVSGYMVLVDQEPRLSLALGGRTKALVEKLSVAACTHRVSVQCVTSRGRSDQLQCTLLVGKDVVVAPSHLRVDNITQVSAQLSWVPTNSNYSHAIFLNEEELGVVQAARYKYQLVNLRPSTAYTVKVLARPHQVPWQLPLEQREKKEAAVEFCTLPAGPPAPPQDVTVQAGPTPTSVLVSWRPPALSATGLSNGADVTGYGVYAKGQRVAELMAPAAGSVAVELLRLRGLEAKAVSVRTLSAQGESEDSAPAAIPPDLLVPPPTHPRAAPPPQPSAGATGVPNTKDEHLGPQARVGGAWEPSRAPAPAHGHMLEPPGPGRRSPSPSRILPQPQGAPVSSSVAKAMAREAAQRVAESSRLEKRSLFLDRGAGRYANSDEEDAFESPGTQRRAVSVDEFLKGSELGKQPHCCHGDDHHTESSRGSDLSDIMEEDEEELYSEMQLEEGGRRRPSGTSHSALKDGTPLDQPECPPQAQHCAMLSSIPEVAEEDTEQREAWRPRGAGTRSRPCWGGAAARGARPLARSRAPGLHAEDCPLEDWGGRCSRLATRSPDSGLDCGSEEEEPRVHVRSPRQPQALRAASRGPAGPRQPEPCPCRRCLRPLLARRRTLTRQNSVEGDFGELVDPRDGIWSDEPPPSPERSGKACWEQLPGQECPAAWRRGPAPSALRDPAQLSARAAGGPWILGTPMAAGRADRAEHAGRTLPRSSAGPQRARPGKGPAIDDSSGRDLLSPDFYEGSETDPGAEELPARVFVALFDYDPLTMSPNPDAAEEELPFKEGQIIKVYGDKDADGFYRGETCARLGLIPCNMVSEIQADDEEMMAQLLRQGFLPLSTPVGKPERSRGGRRPSVSTRRMVALYDYDPRESSPNVDVEAELTFCTGDIITVFGEIDEDGFYYGELNGQKGLVPSNFLEEVPDDVEVYLSDAPSHYSQDTPLRPKAKRVPPEGSGTARSAPSPTVHLHSGSPTSSLGTGSPGRGREMSSRKKKGLLTRGKNLLKRLGAVR; encoded by the exons ATGAACGGACTCGCCGCTTCCCTCGGCACAG GGCCCGAGAGCATCCTGGGGAGTCACACTGTGCTCGGTGAGTGTGCCCGGCCATTCCTGCTGCCCGTCCCGGGCGGCAGCCCGGAGCCCCTGCCTGCCACACCCGCCTTCCCGCACAGCCCACGATGCAGACCTGAGCCAGGC ATGGACAATGACGAGAACTCCGGCCCCTCCAGGCAGAGATACTCGGGGAAGGCGCGCCTCTGTGTTGCCCGCTACAG CTATAACCCTTTTGATGGGCCCAATGAGAACCCAGAAGCAGAACTGCCCCTCACGGCAGGGAAGTACCTCTACGTCTACGGGGACATGGACGAGGACGGGTTCTATGAAG GTGAGCTGCTGGACGGGCAGCGGGGCCTGGTGCCCTCCAACTTTGTGGACTTTGTCCAGGACAGTGGGACTCGGCTGGCCAGCACTCTGGCCGGCGAGCCCGAGCAGAACTTCGTCAACCACCCTGGCCTGGACCTGCACTCCCCCACGCTCCTCGAGCCCAGCCTCCCCGACAGCGGCACGTTGGACACCAGCCTCGCCGACCTCGGAGAAGACGCCGTGCCTTACCCTCGGAAAATCACCCTCATCAAGCAGCTCGCCAAAAGTGTTATCGTGGGCTGGGAGCCGCCAGCCGTGCCGCCGGGCTGGGGCGCCGTGAGCGGCTACATGGTGCTGGTGGACCAGGAGCCGCGGCTGAGCCTGGCGCTGGGCGGCAGGACCAAGGCCCTGGTGGAGAAGCTCAGTGTGGCGGCTTGTACTCACCGCGTGTCCGTGCAGTGCGtgaccagcagggggcgctccgACCAGCTGCAGTGCACCCTGCTGGTGGGCAAGGACGTGGTGGTGGCGCCCTCCCACCTGCGCGTGGACAACATCACCCAGGTCTCGGCACAGCTCTCCTGGGTGCCCACCAATAGCAACTACAGCCACGCCATCTTCCTCAATGAGGAGGAGCTGGGCGTGGTGCAGGCGGCCAGGTACAAGTACCAGCTGGTCAACCTTAGGCCCAGCACGGCCTACACAGTGAAGGTGCTGGCCCGGCCCCACCAGGTGCCCTGGCAGCTACCCCTGGAGCAGCGGGAGAAGAAGGAGGCGGCCGTGGAGTTCTGCACGCTGCCTGCAG ggcctcctgcccctccccaagaTGTCACTGTCCAAGCTGGGCCCACCCCCACCAGCGTCCTGGTCTCCTGGAGGCCACCGGCTCTGAGTGCCACTGGCCTGTCCAATGGAGCTGACGTGACCGGCTACGGTGTATATGCAAAGGGCCAGCGG GTGGCGGAGCTCATGGCGCCTGCGGCGGGCAGTGTGGCCGTGGAGCTGCTGCGGCTGCGGGGCCTGGAGGCCAAGGCCGTGAGCGTGCGCACGCTGTCCGCACAGGGCGAGTCGGAGGACTCGGCCCCTGCCGCCATCCCCCCCGACCTCCTGgtgcctccccccacacacccgagAGCCGCTCCCCCACCACAGCCGTCAGCAGGTGCCACGGGCGTCCCCAACACCAAAGACGAGCACTTGGGGCCCCAGgcccgggtgggcggggcctgggagccGAGCcgggcccctgcccctgcccacggACACATGCTGGAGCCGCCCGGCCCCGGGAGAAGGTCGCCCTCACCCAGCCGGATCCTCCCGCAGCCGCAGGGTGCCCCCGTGTCCTCCTCTGTGGCCAAGGCCATGGCCCGGGAAGCTGCGCAGAGGGTGGCCGAGAGCAGCAGG CTAGAGAAACGGAGCCTGTTCCTAGACAGGGGTGCTGGGCGCTACGCCAACTCGGATGAGGAAGATGCCTTCGAGTCCCCTGGCACCCAGCGGAGGGCCGTGAGCGTGGACGAGTTCCTGAAAGGCTCTGAGCTGGGCAAGCAG CCACACTGCTGCCACGGAGATGATCACCACACTGAGAGTAGCCGGGGCTCCGACCTGTCGGACATcatggaggaggatgaggaggagctGTACTCGGAGATGCAGCTGGAAGAGGGCGGCCGGCGACGGCCCAGTGGCACCTCCCACAGCGCCCTCAAG GACGGCACTCCCCTGGACCAGCCCGAGTGCCCCCCACAGGCCCAGCACTGTGCCATGCTGTCAAGCATCCCCGAGGTGGCCGAGGAGGACACGGAGCAGCGGGAGGCCTGGCGCCCACGGGGTGCTGGCACTCggtccaggccctgctgggggggTGCAGCCGCCCGGGGTGCCCGGCCCCTGGCCAGGTCCCGCGCCCCTGGGCTCCACGCCGAGGACTGCCCGCTGGAGGACTGGGGTGGTCGCTGCAGCCGCTTGGCCACCCGGAGCCCAGACAGTGGCCTGGACTGCGGGAGTGAAGAGGAGGAGCCTCGGGTCCATGTCAGGAGCCCACGGCAGCCCCAAGCCCTTCGGGCAGCGTCCCGAGGCCCTGCTGGCCCACGGCAGCCCGAGCCCTGCCCCTGCCGGCGCTGCCTCAGGCCCCTGCTGGCCCGGCGGCGCACGCTGACCCGGCAGAACAGTGTGGAGGGGGACTTTGGGGAGCTTGTGGACCCCCGTGACGGCATCTGGAGCGATGAGCCCCCGCCAAGCCCCGAGAGGTCCGGGAAGGCCTGCTGGGAGCAGCTCCCGGGGCAGGAGTGTCCGGCGGCCTGGAGGAGAGGCCCCGCGCCGTCCGCCCTCCGGGACCCCGCGCAGCTGTCCGCCCGGGCTGCAGGAGGTCCCTGG ATCCTCGGGACTCCGATGGCTGCAGGACGGGCTGACAGAGCAGAACACGCGGGCCGGACTCTTCCCCGCAGCAGTGCAGGCCCCCAGCGGGCACGGCCAGGGAAGGGGCCGGCCATCG ATGACTCCAGTGGGCGGGACCTGCTCTCCCCAGACTTCTATGAGGGGTCGGAGACTGACCCCGGGGCCGAGGAGCTCCCAGCACGTGTCTTCGTGGCTTTGTTTGACTACGACCCCCTCACCATGTCCCCGAACCCGGACGCTGCTGAGGAGGAGCTTCCCTTCAAGGAGGGGCAGATCATCAAG GTCTACGGTGACAAAGATGCCGACGGCTTCTACCGCGGGGAGACCTGTGCGCGCCTCGGCCTCATTCCCTGCAACATGGTATCAGAGATCCAGGCCGACGACGAGGAGATGATGGCCCAGCTGCTCCGACAGGGCTTCCTGCCCCTCAGCACGCCCGTGGGCAAGCCGG agagaagcagaggtggcCGGAGGCCCTCGGTCTCCACGCGGAGGATGGTGGCCTTGTACGACTATGACCCCCGGGAAAGCTCACCCAACGTGGACGTAGAG GCCGAGCTGACGTTCTGCACTGGGGACATCATCACTGTGTTCGGGGAGATCGATGAGGATGGTTTCTACTAC GGGGAGCTTAACGGGCAGAAAGGCCTCGTACCTTCCAACTTCCTCGAAGAGGTGCCTGATGATGTGGAGGTCTATCTCTCGGATGCACCATCCCACTACTCACAGGACACGCCCTTGCGACCAAAGGCCAAAAGG GTTCCTCCTGAGGGTTCAGGGACAGCAAGGAGCGCGCCATCCCCCACAGTCCATCTCCATTCGGGGTCACCTACGTCATCTTTGGGTACTGGTAGTCCCGGGCGAGGCAGGGAAATgtcctcaagaaagaaaaaggggctgCTTACCAGAGGCaagaacctgctgaaaaggctggGTGCTGTGAGATGA
- the RIMBP2 gene encoding RIMS-binding protein 2 isoform X6 translates to MDNDENSGPSRQRYSGKARLCVARYSYNPFDGPNENPEAELPLTAGKYLYVYGDMDEDGFYEGELLDGQRGLVPSNFVDFVQDSGTRLASTLAGEPEQNFVNHPGLDLHSPTLLEPSLPDSGTLDTSLADLGEDAVPYPRKITLIKQLAKSVIVGWEPPAVPPGWGAVSGYMVLVDQEPRLSLALGGRTKALVEKLSVAACTHRVSVQCVTSRGRSDQLQCTLLVGKDVVVAPSHLRVDNITQVSAQLSWVPTNSNYSHAIFLNEEELGVVQAARYKYQLVNLRPSTAYTVKVLARPHQVPWQLPLEQREKKEAAVEFCTLPAGPPAPPQDVTVQAGPTPTSVLVSWRPPALSATGLSNGADVTGYGVYAKGQRVAELMAPAAGSVAVELLRLRGLEAKAVSVRTLSAQGESEDSAPAAIPPDLLVPPPTHPRAAPPPQPSAGATGVPNTKDEHLGPQARVGGAWEPSRAPAPAHGHMLEPPGPGRRSPSPSRILPQPQGAPVSSSVAKAMAREAAQRVAESSRLEKRSLFLDRGAGRYANSDEEDAFESPGTQRRAVSVDEFLKGSELGKQPHCCHGDDHHTESSRGSDLSDIMEEDEEELYSEMQLEEGGRRRPSGTSHSALKDGTPLDQPECPPQAQHCAMLSSIPEVAEEDTEQREAWRPRGAGTRSRPCWGGAAARGARPLARSRAPGLHAEDCPLEDWGGRCSRLATRSPDSGLDCGSEEEEPRVHVRSPRQPQALRAASRGPAGPRQPEPCPCRRCLRPLLARRRTLTRQNSVEGDFGELVDPRDGIWSDEPPPSPERSGKACWEQLPGQECPAAWRRGPAPSALRDPAQLSARAAGGPWILGTPMAAGRADRAEHAGRTLPRSSAGPQRARPGKGPAIDDSSGRDLLSPDFYEGSETDPGAEELPARVFVALFDYDPLTMSPNPDAAEEELPFKEGQIIKVYGDKDADGFYRGETCARLGLIPCNMVSEIQADDEEMMAQLLRQGFLPLSTPVGKPERSRGGRRPSVSTRRMVALYDYDPRESSPNVDVEAELTFCTGDIITVFGEIDEDGFYYGELNGQKGLVPSNFLEEVPDDVEVYLSDAPSHYSQDTPLRPKAKRVPPEGSGTARSAPSPTVHLHSGSPTSSLGTGSPGRGREMSSRKKKGLLTRGKNLLKRLGAVR, encoded by the exons ATGGACAATGACGAGAACTCCGGCCCCTCCAGGCAGAGATACTCGGGGAAGGCGCGCCTCTGTGTTGCCCGCTACAG CTATAACCCTTTTGATGGGCCCAATGAGAACCCAGAAGCAGAACTGCCCCTCACGGCAGGGAAGTACCTCTACGTCTACGGGGACATGGACGAGGACGGGTTCTATGAAG GTGAGCTGCTGGACGGGCAGCGGGGCCTGGTGCCCTCCAACTTTGTGGACTTTGTCCAGGACAGTGGGACTCGGCTGGCCAGCACTCTGGCCGGCGAGCCCGAGCAGAACTTCGTCAACCACCCTGGCCTGGACCTGCACTCCCCCACGCTCCTCGAGCCCAGCCTCCCCGACAGCGGCACGTTGGACACCAGCCTCGCCGACCTCGGAGAAGACGCCGTGCCTTACCCTCGGAAAATCACCCTCATCAAGCAGCTCGCCAAAAGTGTTATCGTGGGCTGGGAGCCGCCAGCCGTGCCGCCGGGCTGGGGCGCCGTGAGCGGCTACATGGTGCTGGTGGACCAGGAGCCGCGGCTGAGCCTGGCGCTGGGCGGCAGGACCAAGGCCCTGGTGGAGAAGCTCAGTGTGGCGGCTTGTACTCACCGCGTGTCCGTGCAGTGCGtgaccagcagggggcgctccgACCAGCTGCAGTGCACCCTGCTGGTGGGCAAGGACGTGGTGGTGGCGCCCTCCCACCTGCGCGTGGACAACATCACCCAGGTCTCGGCACAGCTCTCCTGGGTGCCCACCAATAGCAACTACAGCCACGCCATCTTCCTCAATGAGGAGGAGCTGGGCGTGGTGCAGGCGGCCAGGTACAAGTACCAGCTGGTCAACCTTAGGCCCAGCACGGCCTACACAGTGAAGGTGCTGGCCCGGCCCCACCAGGTGCCCTGGCAGCTACCCCTGGAGCAGCGGGAGAAGAAGGAGGCGGCCGTGGAGTTCTGCACGCTGCCTGCAG ggcctcctgcccctccccaagaTGTCACTGTCCAAGCTGGGCCCACCCCCACCAGCGTCCTGGTCTCCTGGAGGCCACCGGCTCTGAGTGCCACTGGCCTGTCCAATGGAGCTGACGTGACCGGCTACGGTGTATATGCAAAGGGCCAGCGG GTGGCGGAGCTCATGGCGCCTGCGGCGGGCAGTGTGGCCGTGGAGCTGCTGCGGCTGCGGGGCCTGGAGGCCAAGGCCGTGAGCGTGCGCACGCTGTCCGCACAGGGCGAGTCGGAGGACTCGGCCCCTGCCGCCATCCCCCCCGACCTCCTGgtgcctccccccacacacccgagAGCCGCTCCCCCACCACAGCCGTCAGCAGGTGCCACGGGCGTCCCCAACACCAAAGACGAGCACTTGGGGCCCCAGgcccgggtgggcggggcctgggagccGAGCcgggcccctgcccctgcccacggACACATGCTGGAGCCGCCCGGCCCCGGGAGAAGGTCGCCCTCACCCAGCCGGATCCTCCCGCAGCCGCAGGGTGCCCCCGTGTCCTCCTCTGTGGCCAAGGCCATGGCCCGGGAAGCTGCGCAGAGGGTGGCCGAGAGCAGCAGG CTAGAGAAACGGAGCCTGTTCCTAGACAGGGGTGCTGGGCGCTACGCCAACTCGGATGAGGAAGATGCCTTCGAGTCCCCTGGCACCCAGCGGAGGGCCGTGAGCGTGGACGAGTTCCTGAAAGGCTCTGAGCTGGGCAAGCAG CCACACTGCTGCCACGGAGATGATCACCACACTGAGAGTAGCCGGGGCTCCGACCTGTCGGACATcatggaggaggatgaggaggagctGTACTCGGAGATGCAGCTGGAAGAGGGCGGCCGGCGACGGCCCAGTGGCACCTCCCACAGCGCCCTCAAG GACGGCACTCCCCTGGACCAGCCCGAGTGCCCCCCACAGGCCCAGCACTGTGCCATGCTGTCAAGCATCCCCGAGGTGGCCGAGGAGGACACGGAGCAGCGGGAGGCCTGGCGCCCACGGGGTGCTGGCACTCggtccaggccctgctgggggggTGCAGCCGCCCGGGGTGCCCGGCCCCTGGCCAGGTCCCGCGCCCCTGGGCTCCACGCCGAGGACTGCCCGCTGGAGGACTGGGGTGGTCGCTGCAGCCGCTTGGCCACCCGGAGCCCAGACAGTGGCCTGGACTGCGGGAGTGAAGAGGAGGAGCCTCGGGTCCATGTCAGGAGCCCACGGCAGCCCCAAGCCCTTCGGGCAGCGTCCCGAGGCCCTGCTGGCCCACGGCAGCCCGAGCCCTGCCCCTGCCGGCGCTGCCTCAGGCCCCTGCTGGCCCGGCGGCGCACGCTGACCCGGCAGAACAGTGTGGAGGGGGACTTTGGGGAGCTTGTGGACCCCCGTGACGGCATCTGGAGCGATGAGCCCCCGCCAAGCCCCGAGAGGTCCGGGAAGGCCTGCTGGGAGCAGCTCCCGGGGCAGGAGTGTCCGGCGGCCTGGAGGAGAGGCCCCGCGCCGTCCGCCCTCCGGGACCCCGCGCAGCTGTCCGCCCGGGCTGCAGGAGGTCCCTGG ATCCTCGGGACTCCGATGGCTGCAGGACGGGCTGACAGAGCAGAACACGCGGGCCGGACTCTTCCCCGCAGCAGTGCAGGCCCCCAGCGGGCACGGCCAGGGAAGGGGCCGGCCATCG ATGACTCCAGTGGGCGGGACCTGCTCTCCCCAGACTTCTATGAGGGGTCGGAGACTGACCCCGGGGCCGAGGAGCTCCCAGCACGTGTCTTCGTGGCTTTGTTTGACTACGACCCCCTCACCATGTCCCCGAACCCGGACGCTGCTGAGGAGGAGCTTCCCTTCAAGGAGGGGCAGATCATCAAG GTCTACGGTGACAAAGATGCCGACGGCTTCTACCGCGGGGAGACCTGTGCGCGCCTCGGCCTCATTCCCTGCAACATGGTATCAGAGATCCAGGCCGACGACGAGGAGATGATGGCCCAGCTGCTCCGACAGGGCTTCCTGCCCCTCAGCACGCCCGTGGGCAAGCCGG agagaagcagaggtggcCGGAGGCCCTCGGTCTCCACGCGGAGGATGGTGGCCTTGTACGACTATGACCCCCGGGAAAGCTCACCCAACGTGGACGTAGAG GCCGAGCTGACGTTCTGCACTGGGGACATCATCACTGTGTTCGGGGAGATCGATGAGGATGGTTTCTACTAC GGGGAGCTTAACGGGCAGAAAGGCCTCGTACCTTCCAACTTCCTCGAAGAGGTGCCTGATGATGTGGAGGTCTATCTCTCGGATGCACCATCCCACTACTCACAGGACACGCCCTTGCGACCAAAGGCCAAAAGG GTTCCTCCTGAGGGTTCAGGGACAGCAAGGAGCGCGCCATCCCCCACAGTCCATCTCCATTCGGGGTCACCTACGTCATCTTTGGGTACTGGTAGTCCCGGGCGAGGCAGGGAAATgtcctcaagaaagaaaaaggggctgCTTACCAGAGGCaagaacctgctgaaaaggctggGTGCTGTGAGATGA